A segment of the Candidatus Brocadiaceae bacterium genome:
GGCGCACACCAGAGGCCGGACCCCGGGCCCCCCATCGTGATTCCGCCGCAGGCCGGGCTCCACCCCGGCGGCGGCCCGCAGCACGACCGCGGCGATCTGCTGACGCTTCTGGCGGGGCCGGTCGGCGCGGCCGTGTTCGGTCCCGGCGCCTCGGGCATCTTCGACCCGGGCGGCTGGGGCCTGTTCGAGACGCCCGGCCCGCATCCGGCGGGCGGCCCGGGCACTCACGGCGGCGCCGGCGCGGGGCCATCGCACATTCCCGGCACCGCCGGGGCCGCGGGCGTCCCGCTTCCGCCGGGGCTCAGGCCGGGGGGCCCGAACGCGAAGGAGCCCGACAAGCTGGACATCTCCGACGTGCAGGCATGGGGCATCGTCCCCCTGCTGGCCGCGGGCGAGGCCGCCCTGTCGGCCAAGGCCGATGGCGGCGTCATGTCGGTGGAGATCAAGGGCAAGAACCGCCGGGCAGTGGAGACGATCCAGCGCCTCATCCCCGCCGGCCGGCCCGGCGGAGCGCGGGAACCGAGGGAGCCTCACCTCATCGAAGCCCAGCGCGACGGGGTGGTCCTGCGCATGGACGTGCCGCACCCGGGTTCGGACAGGATGAAGGAGGCCGTGAAGCTCCAGGTCAAGGCCGTCGAGAACCTGTCGGAGGCCATGGCGGCGGCGCGAGAGATGCGCGGCATCCTGCGTTCGGGCCGCCTGCGGACCCACTGGGAACGGCACGAGAAGGGCGCCGCGCTCGTCTTCGAGGGACCGAAGGAGTTGCGCAAGGCCGCCGAAACGGTGGAGTCGTTCTTCAAGTTCCTCGAGAACAGGGGCGATGACCTGGCGGCGGCGCGCCGGGAGACGGCCCCCTACTTCCGCCCCGGGCCACACGGGTGGGGACAGGGCCCCGGGGGGCCGGGCGGTCCGCACGGCAGGTAGCGTGGAGCGTCCTCGCCGGGGGGGGCACGGGCGCCCTCCCCCAATGGGTCGCCCCGGGCGTCCCTGCCCGAGGACGGGCACGACGGAGCGTGCCCCTCCCGCGGCGTGGCGGCGGCCCCCCGCCGGGGCGGCGTGCCCTGCAGGGCGCATGCCTCCGGCGCCGGCTACTCCGGCTCGGTCGGCCGGCCGGCGGTATCCAGCAGCCAGCGCGGGCGGCGGATGAACTCGCCGTTGCGCAGGCGTTCCTCGACCAGCCCGTGCTTCTCCATGTAGTTGAAGCAGCTCCGCATGCAGCCGCGCGAGCCCTCGACGGCGTAGCTGCCGCCGACGCCCCACTTGTGGATGTAGGCGTGTCCTTCGATCAGGTATCCGGACGGGAACTCCGCCGACCGCCGCCAGTCGCGCAGCGACATCGGCCAGCAGAACTTGTAGGCCCCCTCTTCGGACACGTTCTGCGCCATGACGTCGAACCGGTAGCCCGGCATCGACTTGGGGATGAAGGGCGAGACGCGCGGGTCGCCGCCGTGGAAGATGAGCGTGCACTTGCCCATGTCCACGTCGCCCCAGCGGTAGGTCTTGTCCTCGATCGTGATCTCGACGAATTTGCCTTCCTTGATATGCGGGATCGCGCCGGGGCAGCCCTTCACGCACGACATGTCCAGCCTGCAGATACTGTTCGGCTCGATCAGCGGGTCGGGCTCCAGTTCCAGGTCGGTGAAGATCGCGGCCAGCCGCTGTCGCGGGCCGAACCGCTTCGTCAGGAACACCTTCGACCAGCCCATCTCGCCGACGCCCGCCGCCACTCCGGCGATGCGGATGGATATCTGCACGTCCGACTGCACGTCGTCGCGCAGCTTCCGGTCCCTGGGGTCGGCCTCGCGCGGCACCCCCGGGTAGTAGGGCACGGCCTCGTAGCCGTGGTCCTCGATGAAGCAGGCCGTCTCGTACAGCGGAAGCGGGATAAAGAGCGTGTTCAGGAGCCCGTGGTAGTCGAAGTAGGTGTAGTTGGGCCAGTAGGTGCCCTCCTCGATGCCGCGCCAGCCGCCGCGCACGATCTGGCGCCCGACGACGATGACGGACTTCGTCTCGGGGTAGATGCTGGCCGGATGCATCCGCTTCGGGGCGTTCTCGAACCGCTCGATGTTCGCCACGCCGAACAGCTCGAGCCCGCGCGAGAGCGCGAACTCGCGGATCGCGTCCTTGGTGATGGTTCCTGCGCCCATGGTTGCGTCCTCCCGTTCAGCGGACCCTGAAGAGATCGGTCTCGGACCGGACCAGCCAGGGCTCCCGCTTGCGGAACGGCTCGCTGAGCGCGCGCGAGACGCGGCCCGTGCGCTCCAGGAAGTCCACGCAGCTCCGCATGCAATAGGCCGCCAGGCGGTCCGGCCGGCCGGCCGGGTGCGACGGGTTCCCCCGGGCGCCGTTCCTGCAGCCGGCGCACAGGGACCAGTCGACCTCGGCGACCGTCATGCGCTTGCCGGCGATCACGCGTTCCGTCTCCTCACCGAACGCGCCCAGCGGACAGTGTCCGCGGCATTCGTCGCTGCGCGGGCAGACGGGCGCCTCCAGGATCGGGTCCGGCTCGATCGGGGCGTCGGTCAGGATCATCTGGATGCGCTGGCGCGGGCCGAACTCCGGGGTGAGCAGCACGCGGCAGTAGCCGATCTCGCCCACGCCCGCCCGCACGGCGGCGTCGTCGAGGTCCAGCATCACGTTCGGCGCCGGCTTGCCCTCGGCGACCGAGACGCCCATCGGCGGCACCTCGGGGGGCAGGTTGGCCAGCGGCACGGCCTCCCAGCCGTCACTCTCGAGCGCCTCGGCAATCTGGAACGTCAGCATGGGCAGGAAGCGGTTCTCCAGCCACTCCGCGCCGTAGAGCGTGTAGTTCAGGAAGTTGGTCCCTTCCTCGGCGCCGCGCAACGCGCCCCGCGGGATGCGGCGGCCCAGCACGATGACCGACTGCGCCTCCGGGAAGATCGCGCGCGGGTGCTTCGCCTCGGGCAGCTCATCGAACCGGTCGATGCCGGCCACGCCGATCACGTCCGCGCCCGCCTGGCGAGCGAACGCCATGAACCCGTCCCTATCGAACATCGCTCTTCTCCTCACGGTGGATCCTGTGCGCCGGACAGACGCGCAGGCACTCCTCCGCCACGTTCAGATGGCGCTTCTGCGCGCCCCAGTCCACGTCGCACACGGCCTCGGCAACGGCCTGCGCGGTGCGCGACTCCGGCACGGGCACGTCGACGTCCAGGCCCATGTAGGCGGGTCCCTCGCGGCCGCTCAGGCAGTAGCGTTTCGCCCAGTCGCAGGCGAACCCGTCGACGGCCCCCAGATCGAAGTCCACGCCCTCCAGGGTGACGGTCCGCCCGTGGCCGTTCAGCGCGCACGTCGGGCAGGCCGACACGCACGGGTGTTCGCACCGCGCGCAGGCCGGCTGCGTCCGCAGGAGCGGGTCGCCCGGCAGCGGGCAATCGGTCACGATGGCCACAAAGCGCTGCCGCACGCCGTGCTGCGGGGTGATGGGATGGCCGTGCACGCCCACGTAGGCCAGCCCGGCCAGCAGGGCCGCGTCGGCGTTGGCCCGCATGTCGGGCAGGAGCCCGCGCGAACTGCGCACCTTCGACGCCCGGCCGGTCAGGTCATTGGCGATCGTGGCGCGCCAGCCCGACCGCTCCAGCCGGCGCACGACGTGAAACGCGACGTCGCCCAGCAGGTTCAGCGTCTCGAACTGCGCGAAGGCGAACGGGCCGATCGTCTCGGCCGGCGTGACCTTGGCCGTGTCCAGCGCGGCGTCCGGGAACCGCATCCCGAGCACGATGACCGAACGCGCGCCCGGCAGCCAGTCCTCGGGGCCGAGCAGGCGGCCGCCTTCGGTGACCACCTCCGGGAAGAACGGCCCGGGCCCCGGGTTGGCGTCCCGTACGGCCTGGCGCGGTGCGGGGTCCCCGACGGCGCGGCGGAACTCGGAGAAGCGTTCGGCGGAGAAGAACCCGACCAGGTCGGCGCCCCGTTCGAGGCAGAACGCACGCAGGTCGTCCGCCGAAGGCGGCTCCTGCGGCCCCGCGTGCACCTGGGCCGCCGGAAGCTGTGCGCTCGTGAGCACCGTCATGTATCGGTATCCCGGCTTCGGGACGCCGAGGGCGCGCGCGGACTGCACGTCGTTCATGCGCGTGTGGCAGATGGCGGAGTGCCCGTTCACGTCCAGGTAGTGCGCAACCTCCCAGGCGGTGTAGTCCATGCGGCGGGGCAGGTTGGCGTCGTTGCGGGTCGCGCCGGCGCCGGGCGACCGCCAGCCCAGCACGACGACCGAGGCGGCGTCGGGCAGGTGCAGCGCCGGCCGCTGGCCGGTCGCCGCCTCCACCGTCCCGGCCGTCCCGACGGCCAGCGCGTCCACGCCGCCGGCCTCGGCGATCGCGCGGATGCCCTCCACGAGTTCCGCACCGCTCAGTGCGGACGGCTCCTTCTTGCGCCGCGGCGCGCGGCAGTAGTCGGCATCGTACACGCGGCGTGCGGGCGTCATGCAGAACTTCAGGCAACTGCCCTCTTCGCCGCCGGCGGTGCCGTACTTCTCCAGGTAGGTCAGGAGCACCTCTTCGTTGACGACCTCGGGGATCTCGTGGGCGAGGTCCAACCCGAAGTTCTCGGCCCAGGCGCAGCGCCACTTGTTCGTGTCGGGGAAGCGGAAGGTCCGCCCGCCGATCTCGATTTCGTTGATCCCCCGGACCTCCTTGCGGAAGGCGTCGGTCGGGCAGTTCCTGACGCACTCCATGCACTTGTCGCAGAGCGGCGGGCCGTCGTACATCGGCGTCGGGGCCAACTCGGCATCGGTGATGACGCTCACGACGCGCTGCCGGGGTCCGTAATCGGCGGTCATGAACAGGCCGTTCCAGCCGATCTCGCCCAGGCCGGCGGCCACGGCGGCGTAGCGGTGCGCGAGGTCCGGCGCGAAGTCGAGCTTGAAGTCCTTGTAGCCCGTGTAGCGCCAGATGTTGCTGGACACGATGGGCAGCGCGCGCACGCCCTGCGCCTCCAGGAAGCGGGCGAGCCGGAACGAGAGGTCGTCCAGCTTCGGGTTCATCACGCGCCACTGCACGAGATACGCCCCCTCCGGCTGCGGACGCGGCTCGGCGCCCAGCTCCACCGAGGCGTCCGTGTGGTGCAGTCCCATCACGACCACGCTGCGCGCGCCGGGCATGAGGCCCTGAGGGCTCATGCGCAGGGGCGCGCCCGCGAAGCGTTCGACCGGGGCGATGCCCACCTGGTCGGCGCCCAGACGCCGGGCCTCCTCAACGATGCGTTCGGTCAGCGTCACGTCTCTGCTCCTCGAGTTGCCTGCTGATGGCTGCGGCCGCCTCGGCGACGCCCGCCAGCACCCGCGTCCTGTGTTCGCCCTGGAAGCGCGCGCGCGGCAGGAACAGCCCGAGCGCGGCCACCACCTCCCGCCCGTCGCGCACGGGGCACGCGATGCCCGCCGGGTCGCCTTCGGTAATCGCCCGCCCGGCCCGCCGCAGGGCCGCCAGGCGGCTCAGCAGGTGCGCCTCGGTGCCCGCCTCCGGCCAGTGCCGCGCTCCCGGCAGGCCGTTCACCGCCAGGAACGCGCGCAACTCGGCCTCCGGCAGATGCGCCAGCAGCAGCCGCCCGGTGGCGGTGCGGTAGACGTCCTGCTGCGCCAGAAAACCCTCGCGGATACGGAACGACTCGTTGCCGTCCACCTGGCAGAGCGTCGTGCGCCGGCCGCCGCCCATGGCGGCCAGCAGCACGCTCTCGCGCACGCGCCCGGCCAGCTCGGCCATCGGACGCATGGCCGCCTCGACCAGGCCGCGGCGATACGGCCCCTTGCGCGTCAGGTGATAGGCCATCGGCCCGAGCGTGTAGCCGCCCTTGTAGTCGGCCTGGTCCAGGTAGCCAAGCTCCAGGAGCGTCTGGAGGATGTTGGCGCAGGTGCTGAGCTTCAGCCCCAGCCGCCCGGCGACCTCGGACAGCGACGTGGGCCGCTCCGGATCCTCGGACACCGCTTCCAGAACCGCCATTGCCCGCTGGATTGACTGGATCATCGCATTTCCATAATGTGGAAACGATTTCCTTATTAGTGTAATGCCCCGCCCCGGCCGTGTCAAGCACCAAGTGCACCGGCCCGTGTTCGTCCGTGCCGGTCCGTGTGCGTCCGTGTCGGTCCGTGTTCGTCCGTGCCGGGGCGCGTCGCTTGCGGCCGCCGCGCCCATGAGGTCTAATGGAGGCCTGAGTGAACGCTCGCCCCCCTGACGGCCGCCGAGCCCGACGCGCCGGGTGGTGACGTTCATGCGCATCCGATTATGCCGTACCCGCTGGAGAAGACGCCGTTGGCCCTGACGGACAAATCCGCCCTCGTGTTTCTGGCCCGCATCGGTGCGCCCGTCGTCTACGTCGTCCGGGAAATGGGCAACATGGGTGTGTTCATGGGCCGGACGCTGGCGACGGCCAGTGTCCCGCCGTTCAAGTTCGGGCTGCTGATGAAGCGGGTCCAGTTCTTCGGCTTCCAGTCGCTCGTCATCATCCTGCTCACGGGCCTGTTCACCGGCATGGTGCTGGGCTACCAGGGTTACTATACGCTGGCGCAGGTCGGCTCCACGGCCCTTCTGGGGCCGATGGTGGCCCTGGCCCTGCTGCGCGAGCTGGGGCCGGTGATCGGCGCCCTGATGGTCACGGCCCGCGCGGGGTCGGCCGTCACCGCCGAGATCGGCATCATGCGCATCAACGAGGAGATCGACGCGCTGGAGCTGATGGGCCTGAGCCCCTTCCGCTACCTGGTGGCGCCCGTGCTGCTGGCGGCGGTCGTCTGCATGCCGCTGCTGACGGCCGTCTTCAACGCCATCGGCATCGTCGGCGGCTACGTGGTCGGCGTGCGCTTCCTCGGCATCGGGGCGGGCACGTACTTCGGCGAGATGATGGACTACGTGGACATGGAGGACATCGCCGCGATGCTCTACAAGTCGCTGGCCTTTGGGGCGCTGATCGCCTGGGTGTCGTGCTGGAAGGGCAGCCGCGCGGGCTACGGTGCCGAGGGCGTCAGCAGGGCGACGACCCAGTCGGTGGTCCTCTCGTCGGTCCTGATCCTCGTGTTCGACTACTTCCTGACATCGATCCTGTTCTGAGGGCCGGGATGATCTCCGCCATCGACCTGCACAAGTCGTTCGACGGCACCGAGGTGCTCAAGGGCGCCTCGCTGGAGATCCGGTCCGGCGAGGCCGTGGCCCTCATCGGCCCGAGCGGCGAAGGCAAGAGCGTGTTCCTGAAG
Coding sequences within it:
- a CDS encoding helix-turn-helix domain-containing protein; this translates as MIQSIQRAMAVLEAVSEDPERPTSLSEVAGRLGLKLSTCANILQTLLELGYLDQADYKGGYTLGPMAYHLTRKGPYRRGLVEAAMRPMAELAGRVRESVLLAAMGGGRRTTLCQVDGNESFRIREGFLAQQDVYRTATGRLLLAHLPEAELRAFLAVNGLPGARHWPEAGTEAHLLSRLAALRRAGRAITEGDPAGIACPVRDGREVVAALGLFLPRARFQGEHRTRVLAGVAEAAAAISRQLEEQRRDADRTHR
- a CDS encoding ABC transporter permease, which gives rise to MPYPLEKTPLALTDKSALVFLARIGAPVVYVVREMGNMGVFMGRTLATASVPPFKFGLLMKRVQFFGFQSLVIILLTGLFTGMVLGYQGYYTLAQVGSTALLGPMVALALLRELGPVIGALMVTARAGSAVTAEIGIMRINEEIDALELMGLSPFRYLVAPVLLAAVVCMPLLTAVFNAIGIVGGYVVGVRFLGIGAGTYFGEMMDYVDMEDIAAMLYKSLAFGALIAWVSCWKGSRAGYGAEGVSRATTQSVVLSSVLILVFDYFLTSILF